One part of the Macrobrachium nipponense isolate FS-2020 chromosome 38, ASM1510439v2, whole genome shotgun sequence genome encodes these proteins:
- the LOC135209724 gene encoding brevican core protein-like isoform X4, whose translation MKAFLCLFALGSLCPPGFESFYVGPESQDACLKFAMDVKRDWDTARSYCMSLGFDLAQLDEGNLHWSVISYIRSHPEMLDEGFHIGCTDRVTEGTWLWTDGRPVQMFTGHWYPGQPDGGYKENFGCLYYDDFLYSSCVNGQRLYTICRI comes from the exons ATGAAGGCATTTTTGTGTCTTTTTGCTCTAGGGA GTTTGTGCCCACCGGGATTTGAATCATTCTACGTGGGTCCAGAGTCGCAGGATGCATGCTTGAAGTTTGCAATGGATGTAAAGAGAGATTGGGACACGGCCAGGAGTTACTGCATGTCATTAGGATTTGACCTGGCTCAATTAGATGAAGGAAATCTACACTGGTCAGTCATTAGTTACATTCGCAGCCATCCAG AGATGTTAGACGAAGGATTCCACATTGGCTGCACTGACAGAGTTACTGAAGGAAC ATGGCTTTGGACGGACGGAAGACCTGTACAAATGTTTACTGGTCACTGGTATCCAGGCCAACCTGACGGAGGATACAAGGAGAACTTTGGCTGTCTTTACTACGATGATTTCTTGTATAGTTCTTGCGTCAACGGGCAGAGACTCTATACAATATGTAGGATTTAA
- the LOC135209724 gene encoding asialoglycoprotein receptor 1-like isoform X3, with protein sequence MKAFLCLFALGIFLHMHEGQARFESFYVGPESQDACLKFAMDVKRDWDTARSYCMSLGFDLAQLDEGNLHWSVISYIRSHPEMLDEGFHIGCTDRVTEGTWLWTDGRPVQMFTGHWYPGQPDGGYKENFGCLYYDDFLYSSCVNGQRLYTICRI encoded by the exons ATGAAGGCATTTTTGTGTCTTTTTGCTCTAGGGA TTTTTCTCCATATGCACGAGGGACAAGCAAG ATTTGAATCATTCTACGTGGGTCCAGAGTCGCAGGATGCATGCTTGAAGTTTGCAATGGATGTAAAGAGAGATTGGGACACGGCCAGGAGTTACTGCATGTCATTAGGATTTGACCTGGCTCAATTAGATGAAGGAAATCTACACTGGTCAGTCATTAGTTACATTCGCAGCCATCCAG AGATGTTAGACGAAGGATTCCACATTGGCTGCACTGACAGAGTTACTGAAGGAAC ATGGCTTTGGACGGACGGAAGACCTGTACAAATGTTTACTGGTCACTGGTATCCAGGCCAACCTGACGGAGGATACAAGGAGAACTTTGGCTGTCTTTACTACGATGATTTCTTGTATAGTTCTTGCGTCAACGGGCAGAGACTCTATACAATATGTAGGATTTAA
- the LOC135209724 gene encoding brevican core protein-like isoform X1 has product MKAFLCLFALGIFLHMHEGQASLCPPGFESFYVGPESQDACLKFAMDVKRDWDTARSYCMSLGFDLAQLDEGNLHWSVISYIRSHPEMLDEGFHIGCTDRVTEGTWLWTDGRPVQMFTGHWYPGQPDGGYKENFGCLYYDDFLYSSCVNGQRLYTICRI; this is encoded by the exons ATGAAGGCATTTTTGTGTCTTTTTGCTCTAGGGA TTTTTCTCCATATGCACGAGGGACAAGCAA GTTTGTGCCCACCGGGATTTGAATCATTCTACGTGGGTCCAGAGTCGCAGGATGCATGCTTGAAGTTTGCAATGGATGTAAAGAGAGATTGGGACACGGCCAGGAGTTACTGCATGTCATTAGGATTTGACCTGGCTCAATTAGATGAAGGAAATCTACACTGGTCAGTCATTAGTTACATTCGCAGCCATCCAG AGATGTTAGACGAAGGATTCCACATTGGCTGCACTGACAGAGTTACTGAAGGAAC ATGGCTTTGGACGGACGGAAGACCTGTACAAATGTTTACTGGTCACTGGTATCCAGGCCAACCTGACGGAGGATACAAGGAGAACTTTGGCTGTCTTTACTACGATGATTTCTTGTATAGTTCTTGCGTCAACGGGCAGAGACTCTATACAATATGTAGGATTTAA
- the LOC135209724 gene encoding C-type lectin domain family 4 member F-like isoform X2, with product MKAFLCLFALGIFLHMHEGQASLCPPGFESFYVGPESQDACLKFAMDVKRDWDTARSYCMSLGFDLAQLDEGNLHWSVISYIRSHPEMLNVGFHIGCTDEVNEGRWIWTDGRPVNMFSCHWYPGQPDGGNQENYGCLYYDDFMYNSCVNGERLYAICMF from the exons ATGAAGGCATTTTTGTGTCTTTTTGCTCTAGGGA TTTTTCTCCATATGCACGAGGGACAAGCAA GTTTGTGCCCACCGGGATTTGAATCATTCTACGTGGGTCCAGAGTCGCAGGATGCATGCTTGAAGTTTGCAATGGATGTAAAGAGAGATTGGGACACGGCCAGGAGTTACTGCATGTCATTAGGATTTGACCTGGCTCAATTAGATGAAGGAAATCTACACTGGTCAGTCATTAGTTACATTCGCAGCCATCCAG agatGTTAAACGTAGGATTCCACATTGGTTGCACTGACGAGGTTAATGAAGGAAG ATGGATTTGGACGGATGGAAGACCAGTAAATATGTTTTCCTGTCACTGGTATCCAGGCCAACCTGACGGAGGAAACCAGGAGAATTATGGCTGTCTTTACTACGATGATTTTATGTATAATTCTTGCGTCAACGGGGAGAGACTCTATGCAATATGTATGTTTTAA